GTCCTCCACCAGCTGGACGACGCCAAGCGGTCTGCCACCAGCATCCTCTACAAGCCCAAGGATGCCTATCGCACCAAGGGCGGGGCGCGCAGCACCCCATCGCTCACCGAGGGGCAGAACCACCCGAATGGCGTGGTGACCCACTTCTATATGAAGAATTTCTCCGAGAAGGACAGCGTGGCCCTGACCTATACGACGATGGCCGGGGATACCCTGGCGAACTTCAGCACGTATGCGTCGGAGAACGACAAAAAGCTAAAGGTGGAAAAAGGCGGCAACACGCATGTTTGGGATACCGAGGGCAAGGGGGCCAAACGCCTGCCCGGCATGATCCTCTGGTGGGCGAACCTCAGCGGGCCCAAGGCGGTTCCCGGCAGTTACCAGGTACACCTGACGGCGAACGGGGAGACTCAAACCCAGCAATTCCGGATTGTGCCGGACCCGCGGGCCGAGGCAACCGTGGCCGACATGCAGAAGCAGCACGACTTTATCACGGCTGTGAACGAGACCGTAGACCGGGCCCACCAGTCTATTGAGAAGATTCGGAAGGTGAACGACCAGCTGGACGCCTTTATGAAGCAGTATAAGGGCAATGAAGCGACGGAAGAGTTGGTGGAAAAGGCGAAGGAGATGAAGGAAGGCTTCGGCGAGATCGAAAAAGCGCTCTACCAGACCCAGAACCGCAGCGGGCAGGATCCGCTGAACTTCCCGATCCGCCTGACCAACAAGCTGGCCCACCTGAATTCCCTGGTGAGCCTGGACGATTTCCCGCCCACCGAGCAGGACATCGCCGTGCAGCAGGAACTCAGCCGGGAGATCGAAACCCAGCTCAGCGCATTCGACAAAATGGTCGACGAGGAAATCACCGCCTTCAACAAGGCCTTCAACGACCTGAACCTAAACTATCTTTTTATCGAAGAGTAGTTTGTTTTTTGAGTTACACGAAGAAAAACCCCGCGGCCAGTGCCCGGGGTTTTTTAATTTGAAAATTTGCCGGTTTGAAGATTTGAAAATGGGGTATCGCGCCATCCCGGCGAGTTGGCTGGTATCGGCTCGTTCACTTTCCCTCTTTGATATCGAGCGGGCTTAGCCATTGCCTCATTGACAAATTTCCAAATCACCTCGCTGCATTTTCAAATCGACAAATCTTCAAATCTTCAAATCGAATCACCCATTCATCAGTGATTCAATCTCCTCCACCTCAATCGGGATGTCCGCCATCAGGTTCAGTGGCTCGCCCTTATCCCGGATAACCACGTCGTCTTCCAGGCGGATGCCGAAGCCCTCTTCGGGCACGTAGATGCCGGGCTCCACGGTAAAGACCATGTTGGGCTGCATGGGGGTTTTCAGCGCCCCGTAGTCGTGGGTGTCCAGGCCAATGTGGTGGCTGGTGCCGTGCATGAAGTATTGTTTATAGGCCGGTTTGTCCGGGTCCTCGTTCTGTACGTCTGCCTTGTCCAGCAGGCCCAGGCCCAGGAGCTCAGAGGTCATCAGCTTGCCCACCTCTTTGTGGTATTCCGCCCAGAGCGTGCCGGGCACCAGCATTTTGGTGGCCTCCTTCTTGACGTTCAAAACAGCGTTGTACACCTGTTTTTGCCGGTCCGTAAAGCGGCCGCTCACCGGGATGGTCCGCGTCATGTCGCTGGAATAATTGGCGTATTCGGCCCCCACGTCCATCAGGATGAGCTCCCCTTCCCGGCACTGGTTTTTGTTCTCTACGTAGTGCAACACGTTAGCGCTGTTGCCCGAGGCGATAATGGGCGTATAGGCAAAGCCGCGGGAGCGGTTCCGGATGAATTCGTGCAGGAATTCCGCCTCGATCTCGAACTCCCAGACGCCGGGTTTTACGAAGCCGAGCACCCGGCGGAAGCCCTTTTCGGTAATCCCGCAAGCGGTTTGCATCAGGTCGATTTCCTCGGGTTCCTTGACTCCCCGGATCTCCTGCAGGATCGGGTTGCTCTTGGCCACCTTGTGGGCCGGGAATTTCCGTTTGGTCGCGTGGATGAACCGGTCTTCCCGGGTCTCGGTTTCCACGGCCTGCCGGTAGTGTTCGTTGGTGTTGAAGTAGATGGTGTGCGCCTCGGTCATCAGGTCAAAAAACACCTTGTCAAAGTCCTGGAGCCAGTACACTGTGCGGATACCCGAAGTGGCGAAGGCCCGGTCCTTGGTGAGTTTTTCGCCTTCCCAGACGGCGATGTGGTCGTTGGTCTCCCGCAAAAAGAGGATTTCCCGGTGTTTCGGGTCGATGGCGTCCGGGAACAGCAGCAGGATGGATTCCTCCTGGTCCACCCCGGAGAGGTAGAAGATGTCCGGGGCCTGGCGGAAGGGCATCGTGCTGTCCGCCCCGATGGGGTATACGTCGTTGGAGTTAAAAACGGCCAGGCTGCCGGGCTGCATCTTCGCCATAAACTTCTGGCGGTTCCTGGTGAAAAGCCCGGAATCGATCGGGTGGTACTTCATAGGTATTTTCGGTTTGCCCAAAGGTAGGGATTCGCGGGGGTGGGAACAAAAATTCGGCAGGCGGGAACAATAATTCGGGGGGCGAAGATTCCGGGCGGTCGGGACAAAAAAAGGGGGCTTTGTGAAGCCCCCGAGGTGTGGTTGGTTGGTTAGTTGCTATTAGAAGCAGGATATGCGATCTTTGGTCTTCCGGGAGCTGTCCTGAAAGCGGGCAATGTTCATTGAACAGGTGTCGCGCTTTTTTGGTAGATTCGTCCGAAAAGAGGAATAAATTAACAATTTTTTAGGCACCCGTGCAACTGTTTTGTGTAAAAATCACACATTGCAGGGGGAATCCTACAAGCAAAACCAGCCCATAGAAATGAAGATTTTCCGTACCCTTGCCGCCTGCCTGGCGACCCTACCCTTACTGGCCCAAGCCCCTGCTACCGACGCCTCTGTCGTACAACAGGCCCTGGAGCAAAAAGCCCGGATGGCCAACGCCTCCAAAGTGGCCAACCTCCGTTTGGAGAATATCGGCCCGAGCGTAATGAGCGGCCGCGTGGTGGACCTGGCCGTCAACCCGGACAACCCGGTGGAATTCTATGTGGCCTATGCATCGGGCGGCCTCTGGTACACCGACAACAACGGGACGAGTTTTACCCCCGTCATGGACAACGCCCCCACGCAGAACCTCGGGGCGGTTGCCGTACACTGGCCTTCCGGCACCATCTGGGTGGGAACGGGAGAAAACAACGCGTCCCGGTCGTCCTACGCCGGGATCGGCCTGTACAAATCCACAGACGGGGGGGAGAGCTGGACCTTTGCCGGCCTGCCGGATTCCCACCATATCGGCCGGATCGTCATCCACCCGGAAAACCCGGACGAGGTAGTGGTGGCCGTGGCGGGACACCTCTACTCGGACAACGAGGAACGGGGCATCTACAAGACTACGGACGGGGGCGCCAGCTGGCAGCGGACGCTTTTTGTGGACGACAAAACCGGGATGATCGACCTGGTAGCCTCCCCGGGGCGCCCGGAAGTCCTCTATGCCGCTTCCTGGCAGCGCGACCGGAAGGCCTGGAACTTTGACGGCAGCGGCCCGGGTACGGGTATCTATAAAAGCATTGACGGGGGCGACAACTGGAATTTGATGACCGCCGCAGGCAGTGGGTTCCCCACCGGATCCGGCGCCGGTCGGATTGGCCTGGCCGCATTTGACCACCAGATTGTCTATGCCGTCATCGACAACCAGGACCGGCGCCCCAAAGAGTCCGGCGACGCAGATGCGGATGAGGGGCTTACCAAGGACGATTTTAAATCGATGTCCGCCTCCCGGCTCCTGGCCCTGGACAACGGCGAGCTGAACGAATTCCTGAAGACCAATGGCTTCCAGGAGAAATACCGGGCGGAAAACGTCAAGCAACTGGTGCGGAGCGGCTCGGTGAAACCTGCGGACCTGGCCACCTACCTGGAAGACGCAAATTCCCTGCTCTTCGACACCCCGGTCATCGGGGCGGAGGTGTATCGCTCCGAGGACGGGGGTCGCACCTGGACGCGGACCCACGAGGGCTACATCGACGACCTGTTTTACAGCTACGGCTACTACTTCGGGCAGATCCGGGTGGCCCCGTACGACCGGGATCAAATCTACCTGGCCGGCGTCCCGCTGATCCGCTCGGCAGACGGGGGCAAAACCTTTGAGGCGATAGACGGGGACAACGTACATGCAGACCACCACGCCCTCTGGATCAACCCGGAGAAGGAAGGCCACCTGATCAACGGGAACGACGGGGGCATCAACATCACCTACGACTACGGCGAACACTGGATCAAGAACAACTCCCCGTCCGTGGGGCAGTTCTACGCCATTGCAGTAGACCACGAGGACCCCTACAACGTGTACGGCGGCCTGCAGGACAACGGGGTGTGGAAAGGGGCCCACAACGCCGGCGAATCGGACGGGTGGCACCAGAGCGGCCGCTACCCCTGGGAGATGCTCCTGGGCGGGGACGGCATGCAGGTGGAGGTCGATAGCCGCAACTCGGACATCGTCTACACGGGCTTCCAGTTCGGGAATTATTTCCGCCTGGACCTCGGGGCAGACAAACGCACCTACATCCAGCCGAAACACGAACTGGGGGAATCGCCCTACCGCTTTAACTGGCAGACGCCCATCCTGCTTTCGCCCCACAACCAGGACATCCTCTACCTGGGCGGCAACAAACTGCACCGGTCCATGAACCAGGGCGACGACTGGACAGCCATCTCGGACGACCTGACCCGGGGCGGGAAAAAGGGGAACGTCGCCTACGGCACGCTGACCACCGTCTCGGAATCGTCCTTCCAGTTTGGATTGCTCTACACGGGCAGCGACGACGGGCTGGTACATGTGAGCAAAAACGGCGGCGGCTCCTGGCAGCAAATCTCCGGCAGCTTCCCGGAAGACTTATGGGTGAGCCGCGTGGCGGCCTCCTCCCACAAAAAGGAACGGGTGTATGTTGCCCTGAACGGCTACCGCTGGGACGACTTTACCCCCTATGTGTACGTGAGCGAGGATTACGGGGCCACCTGGAGGTCCCTGGCGGACGGCTTGCCGGCCTCCCCGGTAAACGCCTTGGTGGAAGACCCCAAAAACGAAAACCTGCTCTTTGTGGGCACGGACAACGGGCTCTACGCCAGCCTGGACCGGGGCGCTACCTGGGAACTCATGCAAAACGGCCTGCCCAACGTGGCCGTGCACGACCTGGTGATCCAGCCTAAGGCGGGCCACCTGTTGGTGGGCACCCATGGCCGGAGCATCTACAAGGCGGACATCGGCGCCCTGGAGGCGCTTCCCGCCCAGGACCTCTCCGAACCGCTCGTGGTCTTTGACCTGCCGGAGATCCGCCACTCCTCCCGCTGGGGGAATACGCGCTCCACCTGGGGGGAGCCCAACACGCCGGGCCTGGACATCGAGTTCTTTGCCCAGTCGCCCGGGACGGTGCAGGCGCGCATACTGAGCGCGGACGGCACCGTAGTGAGCGAGACGCAGCTCAACGCCGATGCGGGCTTCAACATCCTTTCCTACGACCTGGCCTTCAGCAAGGAGGGCAAGAGCGACTTCCTGAAAAAGAACAAGGTGCCGCTGAAAACAGCCGGCAACGGAAAGACCTACCTGCCGGAAGGCACCTACCAGGCCGAACTCCAACAGGGCAAAACCAAGGTGAGCCGGGAATTTAAAATCAAATAAGTTGCCTATGGAACTCTCCCTGAGCATCCCTGCCCTGCTCTTCCCGGCCATCTCCCTGAGCATGCTGGCCTACAATGCCCGCTACCTGGCCATTGCCGCCCTGATCCGCCAATTGCACGGGCAGTTCCGGGAAACCCAGGCAGCCCCGCTGGAAAAACAGATCGGGTCCCTGAAACGCCGGTTGCGCATCATCAAGGACATGCAGTCCACGTCCATCGCGAGTTTTTTGCTGGCCGCCATCAGCATGTTCCTGATCTATGTGGAGCTCCGGCTCTGGGCCAATGGTATTTTCGGGTTGAGCCTGATTTTCCTGATGGTTTCCCTGATCCTTTCGCTCTGGGAAGTGCGGCTTTCCACCCGGGCCCTGGAGATCCAGCTGCGGGATATGGGCACGTGAAGCCAGGGCGCTGTGGGCCATGGGAGGGTGAAGCCTCGGCCCTGCGGGATTTCGCAGCTGCCTCCCGGGCAGCCTGCATCCGGAGATTGCCACCCGACGGAGCCGGCGGTTTTAACAAGTCTTTGACCCGGGATTCCCCGGAATTGGCCGATATTTGGGGCTTTCTGATTGCAACCTGCCATGTCTTTTTCCCATTCCCGACCCAGTGCGCGTAAACCGGCTGAACCTGCCTCCTCCCAGGGAAGCAGCACCGCCTTGCCAAAACCGGAAACCACCCGCCGCAAGAAACAGGCCAACACACTGCGGATCTTCCGGAAAATCCACCGCTATACGGGGGCCTGCCTCTTTGCCGTTTTCTTTTTTATCGCCGTCAGCGGCCTGTTGCTGGGGTGGAAAAAACACTCCGGGGACGCCATCCTGGCCAAAACCCGCACGGGCAGCACTACCGACCTCGCCCGCTGGAAATCCCTGTCGGAGCTCCGGGACAACGCGGTGGCTTATTACCGGGACTCCCTCCAAACGCAGGGAGCCTTTGAGGTGGACCGCATGGACGTGCGTCCGGACAAGGGGGTGGTGAAATTCACTTTTACCCCGGGATTCCGGGGCCTGCAACTGGACGGGGCCACCGGGGAGGTACTGTATGTGGAAACCCGGCGGAGCGACTTTATCGAAAAACTGCACGACGGCTCCCTGGTAGACCTCTGGCTGGGCCTCGACAACGGGGCGTTCAAGCTGTTCTACACCTCCCTGGCCGGGGTGGCCCTGCTGGTGTTTACCATCACCGGGTTCTGGCTCTGGTACGGGCCCAAACGCATGCGGCGGGCCGCGCGGAAGTAAATTCCGGACCCCCTGTGGAGCACTGGCTCCTACCCTTCTTTAAAACGATTCTAAAATGGTTGGCCGGCGGCGGCAAAGTTTGTTAAAACGCCGCCTGTAAGCTATTTTTGTAGGGCTTTACTAAACCCAACTGAAATGAGCGGATTCGCTAGTTCTTCTATAGCCCGGAAGGTCGTCATGGCGCTCTCGGGCCTTTTTTTGGTCCTGTTCCTGGCACAGCACGCCACCATCAACCTCAGCTCGGTGGTGAGCCCGGAGACCTTCAATAAATGGTCGCACTTTATGGGGTACAACGCCGTGGTGCAGTTCATCCTGCAACCCATCCTGATTGCAGGGGTCATCGTGCACTTTGTGATGGGGATTGTCCTGGAGATCCAGAACAACCGCGCGCGGAATGTTAAATACGTGAAATTCAAGGGCAGCGCGAATGCGCCCTGGGTTTCCCGCAACATGATCATCACCGGCCTGGTGGTGCTCGCCTTCCTGGGGCTGCACTTCTACGATTTCTGGGTACACGAGATGGCCTACAAATACGTGGAGGCCCGTCCGGAAGACCCGACCCGCTACCACGCGGAAACCGTCGAGAAGTTCGAGCCCATCTGGCGCACGGTCATCTACGTGGTGAGCTTTGTGCTTTTGGCGCTCCACCTCTGGCACGGCTTTGCGTCGTCCTTCCAGAGTATGGGGGTCAACAACAAGTACACCCCGGCGATCCGCAATTTTACCCGGCTCTACGCCATCGTGGTGCCGCTGATCTTTATCTTCATCGCCCTCTACCATCATTTTAATCCGATAACGCACTCATAATATGGCAACCCTGGATTCCAAAGTCCCCTCCGGCCCGCTGGCCGATAAGTGGACAAAGCACAAGAACGAGATCAATCTGGTCAACCCGGCCAACAAGCGGAATATCGATATTATCGTCGTCGGGACCGGCCTGGCCGGCGGGGCGGCAGCTGCCACCCTGGCGGAACTCGGGTACAACGTGAAGACCTTCTGTTACCAGGATTCCCCCCGCCGGGCGCACAGCATCGCGGCCCAGGGCGGGATCAATGCAGCCAAGAACTACCAGGGCGACGGGGACAGCCCCTACCGCCTGTTTTACGATACCATCAAAGGGGGCGACTACCGCTCCCGGGAAGCCAACGTCTACCGGCTGGCCGAAGAGTCCGTGAACATCATCGACCAGTGTGTGGCCCAGGGGGTCCCATTTGCCCGGGAATACGGCGGGCTCCTGGATAACCGCTCCTTTGGGGGGGTACTCGTATCCCGGACGTTTTACGCCAAGGGGCAGACCGGCCAGCAACTGCTGCTGGGCTGCTATGCGGCCATGAACCGGCAGATCAACCGGGGCAAGATCCGGCCCTACAACCGGCACGAAATGCTGGACCTGGTCCTGGTGGACGGCAAGGCCCGGGGCATCATCGCCCGCGACCTGGTAACCGGGGAGATTGAGCGGCACAGCGCCCACGCCGTGGTGCTGGCATCCGGCGGGTACGGCAATGTCTTCTATCTCTCCACGAATGCGATGGGGAGCAACGTAACGGCTGCCTGGCGCGCCCACCGGCGGGGGGCTTATTTTGCCAACCCCTGCTTTACGCAGATCCACCCTACATGCATCCCGGTTTCCGGCGACCACCAGTCCAAGCTCACGCTCATGTCCGAATCCCTGAGGAATGACGGACGGATCTGGGTACCCAAACGCAAAGAGGACGCCGAGGCGATCCGCGCCGGGAAACTCAAGCCCACCCAGCTTGCGGAAGAGGACCGGGATTACTACCTGGAGCGCCGCTACCCGGCCTTCGGTAACCTGGTGCCCCGGGACGTGGCCTCCCGCGCCGCCAAGGAACGCTGCGATGCGGGCTACGGGGTCAACAAGACGGGCGAGGCCGTCTACCTGGACTTTGCTGCGGCCATTGAGCGCTACGGCAAGGAAAAAGCCTATACCTCCGGGATCAAAGACCCGGACAAGGAGACCATCACCAAGCTGGGCAAGGAAATCATCGCCGCCAAATACGGGAACCTCTTCCAGATGTACGAAAAGATCGTCGACGACAACCCCTACGATACGCCGATGATGATCTACCCGGCCGTCCACTACACCATGGGCGGGCTCTGGGTGGACTACAACCTGCAAACCACTATCCCGGGCTGCTACTGCGCCGGGGAGGCAAATTTCAGCGACCACGGGGCCAACCGCCTGGGCGCCTCCGCCCTGATGCAGGGGCTGGCCGACGGGTATTTTGTGTTGCCCTATACTATTGGCGACTACCTCTCCGACGACATCCGTACCGGGCCCATCCCGACGGACAGCGAGGCCTTCGACAAGGCCGAGGCCGACGTGCGCTCCCGCCTGGAACGCCTGCTGAATGCCAACGGCACAAAATCTGTGGATTACTACCACAAGAAGCTCGGCAAGATCATGTGGAACAAATGCGGGATGTCCCGGAATGCCCAGGGTCTTGAGGAGGCCATCGAGGAGATTGCCGCCCTGCGCAAGGAGTTCTACGAAAACGTCCGGGTACCCGGCAGCATGGACGAGACAAACCCCGAGCTGGAAAAAGCCGGGCGCGTAGCCGATTTCCTGGAACTCGGCGAACTCTTTGCCAAGGATGCCCTGCACCGGAACGAATCGTGCGGCGGGCATTTCCGCGAAGAGTACCAGACCCCGGAAGGGGAAGCCCTGCGGGACGACGAGAATTTCAAGTTCGTTTCCGCCTGGGAATACAAGGGGGAACCCAAGGATGCCGTACTCCACAAGGAGGACCTGGTGTTTGAGAATATTGAGTTGAAAACACGGAGCTATAAGTAATTTGGCAATTTGCCGATTTGAAAATTTGATAAAATCGCTATGAATTTACTACTGAAAATTTGGCGGCAGAAAGACGCCGACTCCAAGGGCAAGATGGTGGATTACCCCATCAGCGGCATCGAGGGCGACATGTCTTTCCTGGAAATGCTGGACGTATTGAACCAGCAACTCATCGACAAGGGGGAGGAGCCCGTGGTGTTTGACCACGATTGCCGCGAGGGCATCTGCGGTTCCTGCTCCCTGCAGATCAACGGGGAGCCCCACGGGCCCGATCGGCTGATCACTACCTGCCAGCTGCACATGCGGAAATTCAACGACGGGGATACGATCGTCATCGAGCCCTTCCGCGCTACGGCCTTCCCGGTTATCAAGGACCTGATGATAGACCGGACAGCCTT
This genomic window from Robiginitalea biformata HTCC2501 contains:
- a CDS encoding aminopeptidase P N-terminal domain-containing protein, whose protein sequence is MKYHPIDSGLFTRNRQKFMAKMQPGSLAVFNSNDVYPIGADSTMPFRQAPDIFYLSGVDQEESILLLFPDAIDPKHREILFLRETNDHIAVWEGEKLTKDRAFATSGIRTVYWLQDFDKVFFDLMTEAHTIYFNTNEHYRQAVETETREDRFIHATKRKFPAHKVAKSNPILQEIRGVKEPEEIDLMQTACGITEKGFRRVLGFVKPGVWEFEIEAEFLHEFIRNRSRGFAYTPIIASGNSANVLHYVENKNQCREGELILMDVGAEYANYSSDMTRTIPVSGRFTDRQKQVYNAVLNVKKEATKMLVPGTLWAEYHKEVGKLMTSELLGLGLLDKADVQNEDPDKPAYKQYFMHGTSHHIGLDTHDYGALKTPMQPNMVFTVEPGIYVPEEGFGIRLEDDVVIRDKGEPLNLMADIPIEVEEIESLMNG
- a CDS encoding DUF2721 domain-containing protein → MELSLSIPALLFPAISLSMLAYNARYLAIAALIRQLHGQFRETQAAPLEKQIGSLKRRLRIIKDMQSTSIASFLLAAISMFLIYVELRLWANGIFGLSLIFLMVSLILSLWEVRLSTRALEIQLRDMGT
- a CDS encoding fumarate reductase/succinate dehydrogenase flavoprotein subunit; this encodes MATLDSKVPSGPLADKWTKHKNEINLVNPANKRNIDIIVVGTGLAGGAAAATLAELGYNVKTFCYQDSPRRAHSIAAQGGINAAKNYQGDGDSPYRLFYDTIKGGDYRSREANVYRLAEESVNIIDQCVAQGVPFAREYGGLLDNRSFGGVLVSRTFYAKGQTGQQLLLGCYAAMNRQINRGKIRPYNRHEMLDLVLVDGKARGIIARDLVTGEIERHSAHAVVLASGGYGNVFYLSTNAMGSNVTAAWRAHRRGAYFANPCFTQIHPTCIPVSGDHQSKLTLMSESLRNDGRIWVPKRKEDAEAIRAGKLKPTQLAEEDRDYYLERRYPAFGNLVPRDVASRAAKERCDAGYGVNKTGEAVYLDFAAAIERYGKEKAYTSGIKDPDKETITKLGKEIIAAKYGNLFQMYEKIVDDNPYDTPMMIYPAVHYTMGGLWVDYNLQTTIPGCYCAGEANFSDHGANRLGASALMQGLADGYFVLPYTIGDYLSDDIRTGPIPTDSEAFDKAEADVRSRLERLLNANGTKSVDYYHKKLGKIMWNKCGMSRNAQGLEEAIEEIAALRKEFYENVRVPGSMDETNPELEKAGRVADFLELGELFAKDALHRNESCGGHFREEYQTPEGEALRDDENFKFVSAWEYKGEPKDAVLHKEDLVFENIELKTRSYK
- a CDS encoding beta propeller repeat protein, with the translated sequence MKIFRTLAACLATLPLLAQAPATDASVVQQALEQKARMANASKVANLRLENIGPSVMSGRVVDLAVNPDNPVEFYVAYASGGLWYTDNNGTSFTPVMDNAPTQNLGAVAVHWPSGTIWVGTGENNASRSSYAGIGLYKSTDGGESWTFAGLPDSHHIGRIVIHPENPDEVVVAVAGHLYSDNEERGIYKTTDGGASWQRTLFVDDKTGMIDLVASPGRPEVLYAASWQRDRKAWNFDGSGPGTGIYKSIDGGDNWNLMTAAGSGFPTGSGAGRIGLAAFDHQIVYAVIDNQDRRPKESGDADADEGLTKDDFKSMSASRLLALDNGELNEFLKTNGFQEKYRAENVKQLVRSGSVKPADLATYLEDANSLLFDTPVIGAEVYRSEDGGRTWTRTHEGYIDDLFYSYGYYFGQIRVAPYDRDQIYLAGVPLIRSADGGKTFEAIDGDNVHADHHALWINPEKEGHLINGNDGGINITYDYGEHWIKNNSPSVGQFYAIAVDHEDPYNVYGGLQDNGVWKGAHNAGESDGWHQSGRYPWEMLLGGDGMQVEVDSRNSDIVYTGFQFGNYFRLDLGADKRTYIQPKHELGESPYRFNWQTPILLSPHNQDILYLGGNKLHRSMNQGDDWTAISDDLTRGGKKGNVAYGTLTTVSESSFQFGLLYTGSDDGLVHVSKNGGGSWQQISGSFPEDLWVSRVAASSHKKERVYVALNGYRWDDFTPYVYVSEDYGATWRSLADGLPASPVNALVEDPKNENLLFVGTDNGLYASLDRGATWELMQNGLPNVAVHDLVIQPKAGHLLVGTHGRSIYKADIGALEALPAQDLSEPLVVFDLPEIRHSSRWGNTRSTWGEPNTPGLDIEFFAQSPGTVQARILSADGTVVSETQLNADAGFNILSYDLAFSKEGKSDFLKKNKVPLKTAGNGKTYLPEGTYQAELQQGKTKVSREFKIK
- a CDS encoding PepSY-associated TM helix domain-containing protein encodes the protein MSFSHSRPSARKPAEPASSQGSSTALPKPETTRRKKQANTLRIFRKIHRYTGACLFAVFFFIAVSGLLLGWKKHSGDAILAKTRTGSTTDLARWKSLSELRDNAVAYYRDSLQTQGAFEVDRMDVRPDKGVVKFTFTPGFRGLQLDGATGEVLYVETRRSDFIEKLHDGSLVDLWLGLDNGAFKLFYTSLAGVALLVFTITGFWLWYGPKRMRRAARK
- a CDS encoding succinate dehydrogenase cytochrome b subunit, with product MSGFASSSIARKVVMALSGLFLVLFLAQHATINLSSVVSPETFNKWSHFMGYNAVVQFILQPILIAGVIVHFVMGIVLEIQNNRARNVKYVKFKGSANAPWVSRNMIITGLVVLAFLGLHFYDFWVHEMAYKYVEARPEDPTRYHAETVEKFEPIWRTVIYVVSFVLLALHLWHGFASSFQSMGVNNKYTPAIRNFTRLYAIVVPLIFIFIALYHHFNPITHS